One segment of Paenibacillus pabuli DNA contains the following:
- a CDS encoding NADH:flavin oxidoreductase/NADH oxidase has protein sequence MSEKLFSPYQFKGLQLNNRVVMAPMCQYSVTAKDGIPNDWHQVHYVSRAVGGTGLIVIEMTDVEPDGRITDNDLGIWSDEHIPAFAKLVDGMHAHGSKVAIQIAHAGRKAEDAKQPVAPSVVTFPGEDYREPRALTTEEVGAMVQKFADGVRRAVQAGVDAIELHGAHGYLIHQFHSKLMNHREDVYGQDLARFGVEIIHAVKKEMPEDMPLIMRISAVEYADGGYDIEQTLDVARAYQAAGVDIFHISSGGEGPAGQRKPGNYPGYQVPFARRFREELNVPVIAVGLLDDSALAQAVIGNGDADLVAVGRGMLRDPYWANHAALALGVSKDKAAIAEQYSRGY, from the coding sequence ATGTCAGAGAAATTATTTTCCCCCTACCAGTTCAAGGGGCTTCAACTAAATAACCGTGTAGTTATGGCGCCGATGTGCCAGTATTCCGTAACAGCCAAGGACGGCATCCCGAACGATTGGCATCAGGTTCACTATGTTAGCCGTGCGGTTGGGGGTACAGGTCTGATCGTCATCGAAATGACAGATGTTGAACCAGATGGCCGCATTACTGATAACGACCTGGGTATCTGGTCTGACGAGCATATCCCGGCTTTTGCGAAACTGGTGGATGGCATGCATGCTCACGGCTCCAAAGTTGCGATTCAAATTGCACATGCGGGACGAAAAGCAGAGGATGCGAAACAGCCGGTAGCTCCATCCGTGGTCACTTTCCCTGGGGAAGACTACAGGGAGCCTCGTGCATTAACTACCGAAGAAGTAGGAGCGATGGTGCAGAAGTTTGCGGACGGTGTTCGCCGCGCAGTGCAGGCTGGAGTGGATGCCATTGAGCTGCACGGAGCCCATGGATACCTCATTCACCAGTTCCATTCGAAGCTGATGAACCATCGTGAAGATGTATACGGGCAGGACTTGGCTCGATTCGGCGTTGAGATTATTCATGCGGTGAAAAAGGAAATGCCGGAAGATATGCCGCTTATCATGCGCATTTCCGCAGTTGAATACGCTGATGGCGGCTACGATATTGAGCAAACACTGGATGTGGCTCGTGCCTATCAGGCAGCAGGTGTGGACATCTTCCACATCAGCTCTGGTGGCGAAGGACCTGCCGGACAACGGAAACCGGGTAACTACCCAGGTTATCAAGTTCCGTTTGCCCGTCGTTTCCGCGAAGAACTGAACGTTCCGGTGATTGCTGTAGGGCTGCTGGATGATTCGGCTCTGGCTCAAGCGGTTATTGGCAACGGCGATGCCGATCTCGTTGCAGTCGGCAGAGGCATGCTGCGTGATCCGTACTGGGCTAACCATGCAGCATTGGCACTCGGTGTCAGCAAGGATAAAGCAGCGATTGCGGAGCAATATTCCCGTGGTTATTAA
- the pepT gene encoding peptidase T, translating to MKDILIERLTTYAQMDTQSDENSETCPSTPGQLALGEYLVGECKAIGLQDVTMDENGYVMATLPSNTDKDVPVIGFLAHLDTATDFTGKNVKPQVIDQYDGQDIVLNQELDVVLSTTDFPELREYKGHTLMTTDGTTLLGADNKAGIAEIMTAMAYLIDHPEIKHGKIRVAFTPDEEIGRGPHKFDVPAFGAKYAYTVDGGPLGELEYESFNAAAAKITVKGTNVHPGTAKNKMVNSAKIAMEFNRRLPAEEAPEFTEGYEGFYHLTSIEGDVELTQMSYIIRDFDREKFEARKAYVLKVAEELQAKYGEKSITVQMNDQYYNMREKIEPVRQIVDIAHEAMTRLDIEPIIRPIRGGTDGSQLSYMGMPTPNIFTGGENYHGKFEYVSVDNMVRATQVIVEIAQLFEERGDI from the coding sequence GTGAAAGATATTTTAATCGAGCGACTAACAACTTATGCTCAAATGGATACACAATCGGATGAGAACAGTGAAACCTGCCCCTCTACACCGGGCCAACTGGCCTTGGGTGAATATCTTGTAGGCGAATGCAAAGCCATTGGCTTACAGGATGTAACGATGGATGAGAACGGTTATGTCATGGCTACCCTGCCATCCAACACGGACAAGGATGTTCCCGTAATCGGCTTCCTCGCTCATTTGGATACAGCAACAGACTTCACTGGCAAAAATGTAAAGCCACAGGTCATTGACCAGTATGATGGTCAGGATATCGTGTTGAACCAGGAGCTGGATGTGGTACTGTCTACGACCGACTTCCCGGAACTGCGCGAATATAAGGGCCACACCCTCATGACAACAGATGGCACAACATTGCTTGGTGCGGACAACAAGGCAGGTATTGCCGAGATTATGACGGCGATGGCCTATCTGATCGATCACCCGGAGATCAAACACGGAAAAATCAGGGTTGCCTTCACTCCCGACGAAGAGATTGGACGCGGACCGCACAAGTTCGACGTGCCTGCTTTTGGAGCCAAATATGCCTACACGGTAGATGGCGGACCACTGGGAGAGCTCGAGTATGAGAGCTTTAATGCGGCTGCAGCCAAAATTACAGTCAAAGGTACGAATGTCCACCCCGGAACTGCCAAAAACAAAATGGTCAATTCGGCCAAAATCGCTATGGAGTTCAACCGCCGTCTGCCTGCGGAAGAAGCTCCCGAATTCACGGAAGGGTATGAAGGTTTCTACCATCTTACATCCATTGAAGGCGATGTAGAGCTAACGCAGATGAGCTATATCATTCGCGATTTTGACCGGGAGAAGTTTGAGGCGCGTAAGGCTTATGTATTGAAGGTTGCCGAAGAACTGCAAGCTAAGTACGGAGAGAAGAGCATCACCGTTCAGATGAATGATCAGTATTACAATATGCGTGAAAAGATTGAGCCAGTGCGTCAAATTGTTGATATTGCACACGAAGCAATGACTCGTCTGGACATTGAACCCATTATTCGCCCCATCCGGGGAGGAACCGATGGTTCCCAGCTCTCGTACATGGGTATGCCTACACCAAACATCTTTACCGGCGGTGAAAACTACCATGGAAAATTCGAATATGTTTCGGTCGATAACATGGTGAGGGCCACGCAAGTTATCGTGGAAATCGCTCAGTTATTCGAAGAGCGCGGCGATATTTAA
- a CDS encoding Crp/Fnr family transcriptional regulator, producing the protein MREIMDFGRLRQLAREHGLDQVLDEPALAELRLLEASKGEIICAKGERPERFYILVEGKLKIYTTLPNGKSLLLRFSTPPALVGDLELVNGKEAKNTVESVNKSLLLGVSYRYLQNTYADNPKFLHFMLSHVTHKLYTFSNLSSLNLLYPVESRFASYLLSTMEQGEQVTEEIQTSKLTELADMLGTSYRHLNRVIHDLCDRQIIRKEQRKIVICNLEELREIAGGNMYE; encoded by the coding sequence ATGAGAGAAATCATGGATTTTGGGCGATTGCGTCAGCTGGCACGTGAACATGGCTTGGATCAGGTGCTGGATGAGCCTGCACTTGCGGAATTAAGACTGTTGGAAGCTTCCAAGGGAGAGATTATATGTGCGAAGGGAGAACGGCCGGAACGATTCTATATTCTTGTTGAAGGCAAACTCAAAATTTATACGACACTGCCAAATGGCAAGTCACTGCTGCTCCGCTTCAGCACGCCGCCAGCGCTCGTAGGGGATCTGGAGCTGGTTAACGGGAAGGAGGCCAAAAATACGGTCGAATCCGTCAACAAAAGCTTGCTGCTGGGCGTGAGCTATCGCTATCTTCAAAACACGTATGCGGATAATCCGAAATTCCTCCATTTCATGCTTAGTCATGTGACCCATAAACTGTATACCTTCTCCAATCTATCAAGTTTGAATCTACTGTACCCGGTGGAGAGCCGGTTTGCCAGCTATCTGTTATCGACGATGGAACAGGGCGAGCAAGTGACGGAAGAAATCCAGACCTCCAAGCTGACAGAGCTGGCAGATATGCTGGGGACAAGCTACCGACATCTGAACCGGGTAATCCATGACCTCTGTGATCGGCAGATCATACGCAAGGAGCAGCGCAAGATTGTCATCTGTAATCTGGAAGAATTGCGGGAGATTGCCGGAGGGAATATGTATGAATGA
- a CDS encoding methyl-accepting chemotaxis protein, whose protein sequence is MNVVDALLKVMPYISRILREPAGLTVYDHEKVLYAVPTERFNLGFKEGEPLLDDYKNFTALTNGREASLTQLPAEVYGIELDILNIPIFDDNDEVVAIFCVSYDQSNQNQLEAIIQENQSINSNLVEMVQHVAAHAEELQATSEQILENTRLAVQNSSQINKVAGFIREVSEQTNLLGLNAAIEAARVGEAGAGFGVVASEVRKLSVDAKQATSDIDVSLKDVQQVIKQMEVEVSQIAASSQEQATLVSSFTDVIEKLNETGDRMKMLADQLISYSVHKK, encoded by the coding sequence ATGAATGTTGTAGATGCACTTCTGAAAGTTATGCCTTATATTAGCCGTATTCTTAGAGAACCAGCCGGCTTGACCGTGTATGATCATGAGAAAGTATTGTACGCAGTCCCTACTGAGCGATTTAATCTCGGTTTCAAAGAAGGAGAGCCACTGCTGGATGATTATAAGAACTTTACGGCTCTGACCAATGGACGTGAGGCTTCGCTCACCCAACTGCCCGCGGAGGTCTATGGGATTGAGCTGGATATTTTGAACATTCCCATTTTTGATGACAATGATGAGGTCGTTGCGATTTTCTGCGTATCCTACGATCAATCCAATCAGAACCAGCTAGAAGCCATTATACAAGAAAATCAATCCATCAATAGCAACCTGGTGGAGATGGTCCAGCACGTAGCCGCTCATGCTGAAGAATTGCAGGCAACCAGTGAACAAATTCTGGAGAACACGCGTCTTGCCGTACAAAACTCCTCCCAGATCAATAAGGTTGCCGGATTCATTCGGGAAGTCTCCGAACAAACCAACCTGCTCGGTCTAAATGCCGCCATTGAGGCAGCACGTGTAGGCGAGGCCGGGGCAGGCTTTGGCGTTGTTGCTTCCGAAGTACGCAAGCTCTCCGTGGACGCCAAACAGGCTACAAGTGATATCGATGTGAGTCTGAAAGATGTTCAACAGGTCATTAAACAGATGGAAGTGGAAGTTTCGCAGATTGCTGCCTCTTCCCAGGAGCAAGCTACCCTCGTCTCCTCCTTCACGGATGTCATTGAGAAACTGAATGAAACCGGCGACCGGATGAAGATGCTGGCAGATCAATTGATTAGCTACTCTGTTCATAAGAAGTAA